A genomic window from Triticum urartu cultivar G1812 chromosome 7, Tu2.1, whole genome shotgun sequence includes:
- the LOC125521571 gene encoding uncharacterized protein LOC125521571: MEGSSGPRWPRRSSTQEVGSPGGGADLISALPDEVLLLFLARLPCASAAARTSVLSRRWRGLWALLRQIVFRDVPFPSLEAALGRVLPPPHAVSLLEICVPEEQRTDSAGVNSLLRAAARLQPEKLDFRLPSRLTGLAFADRLVAVDLPCSHRATSISLGLSTPFSLRVPAGAQFPGLEALSLSYCTTELDALLSCCPRLRTLRVTRDLFPNYKCDIMVNSPSLQELVVHHRIRETQRVDIVAPALKQLALSFANGGEISISVLAPMVEKVSWNCCYLGHHIVFGLWSLKTLRLQTAERQGQLSSLQIHARADSFLHAQADNFTREIEKHMVVAFSCLELHLTAKGHAFGGFVFHLLGMDKIRAATRRLKVILKRSAMEGGCRLHCPCKFRNWRFETISLAALKEVEFDGFEGEDHEFDLLQLILGCAPTLKRMSVQLSEETSASHEGCAKIYSIFKACSSVKCDVYHSSGLMHDSQNCPSMRFSGVLIQGVH, from the exons ATGGAGGGGAGCTCGGGGCCTCGCTGGCCTCGCCGGAGTTCCACCCAAGAGGTAGGCAGCCCTGGCGGCGGAGCGGACCTCATCAGCGCCCTCCCCGACGAGGtgctcctcctcttcctcgcccgCCTCCCCTGCGCCAGCGCCGCCGCGCGCACCAGCGTCCTCTCCCGCCGGTGGCGCGGCCTCTGGGCGCTCCTCCGCCAGATCGTCTTCCGCGACGTGCCCTTCCCCTCGCTCGAGGCGGCGCTCGGCCGCGTCCTGCCTCCCCCGCACGCGGTTTCCCTGCTCGAAATCTGCGTCCCCGAGGAGCAGCGGACAGACAGCGCCGGCGTCAACTCGCTGCTCCGCGCCGCCGCGCGGCtccagccggagaagctcgactTCCGCCTCCCCTCCCGCTTAACCGGCCTTGCTTTCGCAGACCGTCTCGTCGCCGTCGACCTGCCTTGCTCGCACCGCGCCACCTCCATCTCGCTGGGCCTCTCCACCCCCTTCTCCCTCCGCGTGCCAGCCGGCGCTCAGTTCCCCGGACTCGAGGCGCTGTCCCTGTCGTACTGCACTACCGAGCTCGACGCCCTGCTCTCCTGCTGCCCGCGCCTGCGCACGCTCCGCGTCACCAGGGATTTGTTTCCTAACTACAAGTGCGACATTATGGTCAACTCCCCATCGCTGCAGGAGCTTGTTGTGCACCACCGGATCAGAGAGACACAACGTGTGGACATCGTTGCGCCCGCACTTAAGCAATTGGCCCTCTCATTTGCCAATGGCGGGGAGATCAGCATCTCCGTCCTGGCACCAATGGTGGAGAAGGTTTCGTGGAACTGCTGCTACTTGGGGCACCACATTGTGTTTGGTCTTTGGAGCCTCAAGACGCTGCGGCTACAGACGGCAGAGAGACAAGGACAGCTATCCTCGCTGCAAATTCATGCCCGTGCG GACTCGTTTTTACACGCTCAGGCGGACAACTTTACGCGGGAGATAGAGAAACATATGGTTGTTGCCTTCTCTTGTTTAGAGCTACATCTCACAGCAAAGGGGCATGCTTTTGGAGGGTTTGTGTTTCATCTCCTTGGGATGGATAAAATTCGTGCTGCTACACGGAGGCTTAAGGTCATCTTGAAGAGATCAGCG ATGGAAGGAGGATGCCGGCTACATTGTCCTTGTAAGTTTCGGAACTGGAGGTTTGAGACTATCTCCTTGGCTGCTCTGAAAGAAGTGGAGTTCGATGGCTTCGAAGGAGAGGATCATGAATTTGATTTATTACAATTGATACTTGGATGTGCACCGACGTTGAAAAGAATGAGTGTGCAGCTGTCAGAAGAGACCTCGGCAAGTCATGAGGGATGCGCAAAGATATACAGCATCTTCAAGGCATGTTCATCTGTGAAATGCGATGTTTATCACAGTTCTG GGTTAATGCACGACAGCCAAAATTGCCCGTCGATGAGATTCTCGGGTGTGTTGATTCAGGGTGTTCATTGA